Proteins found in one Maridesulfovibrio sp. genomic segment:
- a CDS encoding FAD-dependent oxidoreductase, translating to MTSNSFPKESRSYDLVVVGAGPGGFDAALEAAEEGIKVALVEKDLLGGTCLNVGCIPTKMYLGATSPVEELAAQSKARVAKGEIEIDFNALCTKKDRFIAATRKAMAQKAKKLGIDIYPAVAKVIEPGKVEVSHPEEQAVLEYKNLILATGSHPTVFPGLEPDNETILDNTGFLALTEMPTSLLVIGAGFIGLEMAQIAHRTGCKITVVDALDRIAVYEDPEVSKALQGVFKRHKWNIKLGVKVKSVTAEDGKAVLRTEDGEEFSADKALIAIGRRPNSADLGLEVLGAETAGPGFVKVNENLEAAENVYAIGDLNGRILLAHAASHQAGYVVRRISGKDNGPYEHGPIPSILYGSPETMRVGLMPTDLEGKGEVKTSSFPLVANPIAQAYASTQGFVKVVWLDGKVAGITAVGHHVAGFTTAAAMIVQEGWTKDDIHKVVFPHPSLDEALLGALKAEQK from the coding sequence ATGACATCAAATAGTTTCCCCAAAGAATCACGCTCCTACGACCTCGTGGTCGTAGGAGCCGGTCCGGGCGGGTTCGACGCGGCGCTTGAAGCTGCGGAGGAAGGCATCAAAGTAGCGCTGGTGGAAAAAGACCTGCTCGGTGGTACATGCCTGAATGTGGGCTGCATTCCCACCAAAATGTATCTAGGTGCAACCTCTCCGGTAGAAGAACTTGCCGCCCAGTCCAAAGCCCGCGTTGCGAAGGGTGAAATCGAGATTGATTTCAATGCCCTGTGCACCAAGAAAGACCGCTTTATCGCAGCCACCCGCAAGGCTATGGCGCAAAAAGCGAAGAAGCTTGGAATTGATATCTACCCCGCTGTGGCCAAGGTGATTGAACCGGGTAAAGTGGAAGTTTCCCACCCCGAAGAACAGGCTGTACTGGAGTACAAAAACCTGATTCTCGCGACTGGTTCCCACCCCACAGTTTTCCCCGGACTTGAACCGGATAACGAAACCATCCTCGATAACACCGGATTCCTCGCTCTTACCGAAATGCCCACTTCGCTGTTGGTCATCGGAGCAGGATTTATCGGTCTTGAGATGGCCCAGATCGCCCATCGCACCGGTTGCAAAATCACCGTTGTGGATGCCCTTGACCGCATTGCGGTTTATGAAGATCCGGAAGTCTCAAAAGCTTTGCAGGGTGTATTCAAACGCCACAAGTGGAACATCAAGCTCGGCGTAAAGGTCAAATCCGTAACAGCGGAAGACGGCAAAGCGGTTCTGCGTACGGAAGACGGCGAAGAATTTTCAGCCGATAAGGCTCTTATCGCCATCGGACGCCGTCCCAACTCTGCGGACCTCGGCCTTGAAGTTCTGGGCGCGGAGACAGCCGGACCCGGCTTCGTCAAGGTTAATGAAAACCTTGAAGCCGCTGAAAACGTTTATGCTATCGGTGATCTGAACGGCAGGATTCTCCTTGCTCATGCCGCCAGCCATCAGGCCGGATACGTGGTTCGCCGCATTTCCGGTAAAGATAACGGCCCCTATGAGCACGGCCCCATCCCATCAATTCTTTACGGTTCCCCGGAAACCATGCGCGTTGGCCTCATGCCAACAGACCTCGAAGGAAAAGGCGAGGTAAAGACCTCCTCCTTCCCGCTGGTCGCCAACCCGATTGCACAGGCCTATGCATCTACGCAGGGCTTTGTAAAAGTGGTCTGGCTTGATGGTAAAGTTGCCGGGATTACCGCTGTAGGACACCATGTTGCCGGCTTCACCACCGCGGCGGCTATGATTGTTCAGGAAGGCTGGACCAAAGACGATATCCACAAAGTTGTTTTCCCGCATCCTTCACTGGACGAAGCACTTTTAGGCGCCCTGAAAGCTGAGCAAAAATAA
- a CDS encoding cytochrome ubiquinol oxidase subunit I, producing MEYPIWHLTTFGGGFWIALIATIHVFVAQFAVGGGLFLVVTEKLAYKTGSDELLDYVKKHSKFFLLLTMVFGGGTGVALWFIMALLSPQGTLVLVREFLFAWATEWVWFVGEIIALLIYYYYWEKMNRRDHLILGWFYFIFAFLSLLTINGVVSFMLTPGHWQETRSFWDAIFNPTFWPALFFRTALCAMLAGAFGFVTAARIKSKDVRCMLVRFCGIWTLTGLVLTIISGYWYIGYLPAEQALQVVHKSHRVAFFLQVFKYTAPILLFGGLFMAICAPRRVNFSSAMVMLIVALIFYGSFEFIREAGRKPYVVWGEVYSTNITVEQAVKLKGKSILKNAKWVPQDLREINEGNRLRAGEWLYQMECAPCHAIDGPMNDIVPRTSTYTTAGLDAFISGMGRINKYMPEFMGIDEERTVLAEYIHSLGSGYDPKLMVPEESKIDPAPFKADQEYVLMAWPLEGLRLIIDKDRTMSISDKGSIVRAQLLMRGDPPEVVSEDVKIVCKPQGMEKSFELSAEDGYFQSAPIDVLPYTKEAYRPLPPVDVQAFDADGKLLATTTIVLPVSTRPGCNNCHGGGWNFPGQGGFSAQTAANIVAVHDRDNNTDFKERFKNSEVIDCRSCHDGEIQLKLSTALHGFHAVYLSGKSNDACMNCHPQESLRGIHLDAGMECVNCHGSMEDHALALLKGEQEKTGAKVLMKLISPVDYDLEEINARQPWEQQPDCLNCHVEYAAPDSDSAFNKWTEDSSGLFRNRKDEMEAVMCAACHNAPHAIFPAADERDNLRPLQYMGEAQPIGAAGTCTVCHEEDMDYPAHHPGMGLE from the coding sequence ATGGAATATCCGATTTGGCATTTGACTACTTTCGGCGGTGGGTTCTGGATCGCGTTAATTGCGACCATTCATGTATTCGTAGCTCAGTTTGCCGTTGGCGGAGGACTTTTTCTGGTGGTTACTGAGAAGCTGGCATACAAAACCGGCTCTGATGAACTGCTTGATTACGTAAAAAAACATTCAAAATTCTTTTTGCTGCTGACAATGGTTTTCGGCGGCGGCACAGGGGTTGCGCTCTGGTTCATCATGGCGTTGCTCAGTCCGCAGGGAACCCTCGTACTGGTCCGCGAATTCCTTTTCGCATGGGCTACGGAATGGGTCTGGTTTGTAGGTGAGATAATTGCGCTGCTCATTTATTATTACTACTGGGAGAAAATGAACCGGCGGGATCATCTAATTCTGGGCTGGTTTTATTTTATTTTCGCTTTTCTCTCTCTCCTGACCATCAACGGGGTTGTCTCTTTTATGCTTACACCCGGTCATTGGCAGGAAACCCGCAGTTTTTGGGACGCGATATTCAACCCTACATTCTGGCCGGCACTTTTTTTCCGCACCGCACTTTGCGCGATGTTGGCAGGGGCGTTCGGTTTTGTGACTGCCGCACGGATTAAGAGCAAGGATGTGCGCTGCATGCTGGTTCGTTTTTGCGGAATTTGGACCCTCACCGGATTGGTTCTCACAATTATTTCCGGTTACTGGTATATCGGTTATCTGCCTGCTGAACAGGCTTTACAGGTTGTCCATAAATCGCACCGAGTGGCTTTTTTCCTGCAGGTATTCAAATATACAGCCCCGATACTTCTTTTCGGTGGATTGTTCATGGCAATCTGTGCGCCGCGCAGGGTTAATTTCAGCTCGGCCATGGTTATGCTGATTGTGGCCCTGATTTTTTATGGTTCATTTGAATTTATCCGTGAGGCCGGCCGCAAGCCTTATGTTGTATGGGGCGAAGTCTATTCCACGAATATAACTGTGGAGCAGGCCGTTAAGCTGAAGGGTAAATCTATCCTGAAAAATGCCAAATGGGTTCCACAGGATCTGCGCGAAATCAATGAAGGGAATCGGCTCAGGGCCGGTGAATGGCTATATCAGATGGAATGCGCTCCGTGTCATGCCATTGATGGCCCTATGAATGACATCGTGCCCCGCACATCTACCTATACCACCGCCGGACTGGATGCGTTCATTTCCGGCATGGGCCGTATAAACAAGTATATGCCAGAATTCATGGGTATCGATGAGGAACGCACGGTCCTTGCGGAATATATCCACTCTCTCGGCTCCGGCTACGACCCCAAACTGATGGTCCCGGAAGAGTCTAAGATAGACCCCGCTCCTTTTAAAGCTGATCAGGAATATGTGCTGATGGCATGGCCTTTGGAAGGTTTGCGTCTGATCATCGATAAGGACCGGACCATGTCCATCTCTGACAAGGGAAGCATCGTCCGTGCCCAGCTTCTGATGCGTGGTGATCCGCCGGAGGTTGTGAGTGAGGACGTGAAGATTGTCTGCAAGCCTCAGGGAATGGAAAAATCGTTTGAGCTGAGCGCTGAAGACGGCTACTTCCAATCAGCTCCCATTGATGTATTGCCGTATACCAAGGAAGCCTACCGGCCCTTGCCTCCGGTTGATGTTCAGGCTTTTGATGCTGATGGAAAGCTTCTCGCAACCACCACTATAGTGCTTCCGGTATCAACCCGTCCGGGATGTAACAATTGCCATGGAGGCGGTTGGAATTTTCCGGGGCAGGGTGGATTTTCGGCCCAGACTGCGGCAAATATAGTTGCCGTTCATGACCGGGACAACAACACCGATTTTAAAGAAAGGTTTAAAAATAGTGAAGTAATTGACTGTCGATCCTGTCATGACGGTGAAATACAGCTGAAACTCTCCACGGCTTTGCACGGTTTTCACGCCGTTTATCTGTCCGGCAAATCAAATGACGCCTGCATGAATTGCCATCCGCAGGAAAGTCTGCGCGGAATTCATCTTGATGCGGGTATGGAATGCGTAAACTGTCATGGAAGCATGGAAGATCATGCTCTGGCCCTGCTCAAGGGAGAGCAGGAAAAAACCGGGGCGAAGGTTCTCATGAAACTGATATCACCGGTTGATTATGATCTGGAAGAGATCAATGCCCGCCAGCCTTGGGAACAGCAGCCGGATTGCTTGAACTGCCATGTTGAATATGCTGCTCCTGACTCGGATTCAGCTTTTAATAAATGGACCGAGGACAGTTCCGGGCTTTTCCGCAATCGCAAGGATGAAATGGAGGCCGTGATGTGCGCAGCCTGCCATAATGCCCCGCATGCGATCTTCCCCGCAGCTGATGAGCGCGACAATCTGCGCCCGCTGCAATACATGGGTGAAGCCCAGCCCATCGGAGCGGCCGGTACGTGTACTGTCTGCCATGAAGAAGATATGGACTATCCTGCCCACCACCCCGGAATGGGATTGGAATAG
- a CDS encoding DEAD/DEAH box helicase yields the protein MEKFKNLGLSDATIEALEKKGFTAPTPIQEKTIPMLLSGEKDIVGQAQTGTGKTAAFGLPIIENIREGAGHVQAIVLTPTRELAMQVADEIMSFRGKRKIFVATVYGGQPMLPQLKALKRGVDIVVGTPGRVLDHIRRKTLNLSQINNFVLDEADEMCNMGFLDEVSEIMENAGDEHRTLLFSATMPPEVMRIAKKFMGDYDVVAVKREKDEAPLTELIFHEVNERDRFEALCRVVDAQPGFYGLVFCRTRADADRVAGALGERGYPAEPIHGDLSQARREDILMRFRKRRCKILVATDVAARGIDVPDLSHVVNFALPQDPQSFVHRVGRTGRAGKKGIAVTLISPREFGKLRYITKITKLKVEKKPLPTIDQVIDVKKSLMGAELSEIVEAGKHLSYLDLAHELLEDVDPVEAVAALLKHSQGGVLDKRSYRKIEECGGPAANRGRVRFTAHVGRSHGMTPRKLVDMICRRARINPVRIQHVKIQGRQSTFTVPAGDSDNVMRAVNRASQSERPLLRRG from the coding sequence ATGGAAAAATTCAAAAATTTAGGCCTTTCCGACGCTACTATTGAAGCCCTTGAAAAAAAAGGTTTTACCGCTCCTACCCCCATTCAGGAAAAAACCATTCCCATGCTTCTTTCCGGCGAGAAAGACATTGTGGGTCAGGCTCAGACCGGAACAGGTAAAACCGCAGCTTTCGGCCTGCCCATCATTGAAAATATACGCGAAGGCGCGGGACACGTTCAGGCCATTGTCCTGACTCCGACCCGCGAACTTGCGATGCAGGTTGCAGATGAGATCATGTCCTTCCGTGGTAAACGCAAAATTTTTGTAGCCACAGTCTACGGTGGACAGCCCATGCTTCCGCAGCTGAAAGCCCTCAAACGCGGCGTCGACATTGTTGTCGGTACCCCCGGACGCGTGCTGGATCACATCCGTCGCAAGACTCTTAATCTTTCCCAGATCAACAACTTCGTTCTCGATGAAGCTGATGAAATGTGCAACATGGGCTTCCTCGATGAAGTTTCCGAGATTATGGAAAATGCTGGTGACGAACACCGCACCCTGCTCTTCTCTGCGACCATGCCTCCTGAAGTCATGCGCATCGCTAAAAAGTTTATGGGCGATTACGATGTAGTTGCCGTGAAACGCGAAAAGGACGAAGCACCTCTTACCGAACTTATTTTCCACGAAGTAAACGAGCGTGACCGCTTTGAAGCTCTCTGCCGCGTAGTTGATGCCCAGCCCGGTTTTTACGGTCTGGTTTTCTGCCGCACCCGTGCCGATGCCGACCGTGTAGCCGGAGCCCTCGGTGAACGAGGTTACCCCGCAGAACCCATTCACGGAGATCTTTCACAGGCCCGCCGTGAAGACATTCTTATGCGTTTCCGCAAACGCCGCTGTAAGATTCTCGTGGCTACCGATGTCGCCGCGCGCGGTATCGACGTTCCGGATCTTTCCCACGTTGTTAACTTTGCGCTTCCGCAGGACCCGCAGAGCTTTGTCCACCGCGTAGGCCGTACCGGTAGAGCAGGTAAAAAAGGTATCGCCGTTACCCTGATTTCCCCCCGCGAATTCGGCAAGCTGCGTTACATCACTAAAATAACCAAGCTCAAAGTCGAGAAAAAACCCCTGCCGACCATCGATCAGGTCATTGATGTTAAAAAATCCCTCATGGGCGCAGAACTCAGTGAAATCGTTGAAGCAGGCAAACATCTTTCATATCTCGACCTCGCTCATGAACTGCTTGAAGATGTTGATCCGGTTGAGGCTGTGGCCGCGCTGCTCAAACATTCTCAGGGTGGAGTTCTCGATAAACGCAGTTACCGCAAGATCGAAGAATGCGGTGGCCCCGCTGCCAACCGCGGACGTGTTCGCTTCACCGCTCATGTAGGCCGCTCACATGGCATGACTCCTCGCAAACTGGTGGATATGATCTGCCGTCGCGCACGGATCAACCCTGTACGCATCCAGCATGTGAAGATTCAGGGACGCCAGTCCACCTTCACCGTACCCGCTGGCGATTCCGACAACGTAATGCGCGCAGTCAACAGGGCTTCCCAGTCAGAAAGACCCTTGTTGAGAAGAGGCTAG